In Arcanobacterium canis, the sequence CGTGTTCACTCAACGAGTGTGAGATGTTTGCCCACATCGGGTCTAAAACAAAATCAATCCCTGATTTTCGTGCGAGTTTTGCAGCTGGAACGAAATCACTGTCTCCAGAAATCATGACGATCTGATTTACCTGACCTCCCGTTGCAAGGGAAGCGATATCTAAGCCAAGACGCATATCGACGCCTTTCTGTGTGATATCCAGTTTGAAATCAGATTCTGTGAGATCGGAAATTTGAATTTTTCCGCTGAGAAGCTTTTTGAGTGGTTCGTGAGCGAGAGTGTAGCCGTGCTGTGTCTCAAGCTCTTCGCCGCGACGTAATGCAACCTTTCTTCTGTGAATCAATTCGTTGAAGAAATCCTTTGTCCACTGATACTGACTCGATTTTCCAAGGTTTATCTGCTTTTTGAGGAGCGGATGGTAGAGAACCTTTTCAGATGGAGGGCAGTCATAGTAGAAAATTCGGTAAAGAAATGCGCTGGAATTCTTGATATGTCGATAACAGTATGAAACGAGTTCGTCTGCTCTTTGCTGTGGTGTCTTGTCTCCAAATAGATGGAATGCTTGACGTCGATAAAAACCACCATCGACAAGTATGGCAGTGACGACAGGGTATAGAGGGAAATCTTGTTTTTCTAGAATGTTTCTATGCTTATGATGCTGTTTATGAAATTTTGCTTGTGGTGAGTGCATGAAGTGATTATAGATGACTAATGCCCTAGTCATCGGCACTCTCCTGATAGTGGAGGGTCAACGGCTAGGGCTACTGGCCCTCAGTATAGTAATTTCAACCATCAGTTGCAAAAGACAACTTTTTCAGGACTAACATCGAGCAGGTAGTGAGCGTGGCGCATTGGCGCGCCACGCTCACTACACATTTTCGTCAGAGAAATAAACGAAAACATCCATGGATCACGCTGTTAAGCATCCGATTCGGCCAGATCCGACAAGATCTGGTACAGGTGTGCATCAGTGAGTGCAGCGCGTTCATCATCAGAAATGTCGCGCACGATCCGCCCATGGTGCATGACAATTGTTCGATTTCCGTAAGCCAAGGCGTCTTTCAAATTGTGCGTAATCATAATCGCGGTCAGTTTCGCGCGCTCAACCACTTCCGCAGTGAACTCCAGGACCGCACGAGCCGTCTTCGGATCAAGCGCAGCGGTGTGTTCATCGAGCAACAGCAGACGCGGTGTTTTCAGCGTCGCCATAATCAGCGCCACCGACTGCCTCTGCCCTCCCGACAGCACGCCGATTTCAGTATCTAGCCGTTCCTCAAGCCCCAGCCCTAACGGCGCCAGCGCCTGAGCAAATTCCTCCCTGCGCTGGGAATTCATTGAGATGCGCAGAGCGCGTTTTCCGCCGCGCTTCGCCGCCAGCATCATGTTCTCAGCGACGGTCATTCGCGGGGCCGTCCCGCGCATCGGGTCCTGGAACACGCGTGCCACACGGCTAGCGCGTTCCTCTTCCCCCAGCCGAGTGACATCTTCGCCATCGATCATCACCGTACCGACGTCGGGAAAAATCGCTCCCGACACCATGTTGAGTAACGTCGATTTACCTGCCCCGTTTCCGCCAACGATCGTGATTAAATCGCCGTCGGCAACGCTTAGATTCACCTGATCAAGAGCGAGAAAAGCGTTGGCTGTGCGCTGGTGAAACGCTTTCGAAATGCCGTCAAGTTCCAAAACGCTCATCGCGTGTGCTCCGTTCCGTTGTCGTTCGTTTCTGTCGCCGATGCCGGTGCGCCATGTGCGACGGAGGCTCCCGGACTTATCGGCGCGATATTCGTGCCCGACGTCGGCGGGAGAGCTGAGGTGGTGACGGGAAGTAAACGCTTCCCCGCCACGTACTTTTGCAGAGCTGGAATCGACAGACAGAGCGCCAAAATCACAGCCGAGAGCAGTTTGAAGTGATCGGTGTTGATCTTCAGCTGGAGCACGAGCGCCAGCAGCAAACGGTAAATCACTGAGCCCACGAAAATCGCTAGCAAGCGTATCGGCAGTGACACATTGCGAACGACAACCTCACCGATAATGATCGCCGCCAGGCCAATCACAATTGAGCCGATGCCCATTGAAATATCGGCGTATCCCGAATCCGTCGCCACCAAATATCCTGACAGAGCGATTAGTCCGTTGCCGAGCATGTAACCCAGGAGCATCATCTCGCCCGTGGGGATACCGAGGGACTTCGCCATGAATGGGTTGTCACCGGTGGCGATGAGTGCCTGACCCATGTCGGTACGGAAGAAATAACTCAGCGCTGCTATCGCGATGGCGATCATGATAACGCCCAAAATCAGCGTATCGACATTGCGTGGTAGCCCGAACATTCCCATCTGCGTTTTCAGTGTGGTTGCGCCTGAAAGTGAGAGGTTCGCGCTTCCCATGAACGTGAGGTTGATCGAGTACAAGCCAGTGAGAGTGATGATGCCGGCAAGAAGCGAGTTGATCTTGAGCTTTGTGATGAGTAATGCGGTGATCGCGCCTGCAGCTGCGCCCATCAAAAACGCCACCACCATCGAAAGTAGCGGGTTCATCCCGAGCACGAGGAGTTGTGCGCCGATCGCTGCTCCGAGGGTAAAGGACGCCTCGGTGGTCAAGTCTGCTTCATTAAGAATGCGGAACGTGATGTACACGCCGATCCCCATCAGTGTCCAGATCGCACCCTGCGAAAGTGCGCTGAGCACAATATCCATCACTTGCCCCCTTTCTTTGCAGTATCACGCGAGTTTTTCACGATGTCGGAGGGGAGGGTGATGTCGAGCGCGCGGGCAGCGTCGGAATTCACGATCACGTCCACGGTGTTGACGACTTTCACTGGTACGTCCGCTGGCTTTTTGCCATCAAGAATATCGGCAAGGATGTGGCCGGTATCGACGCCGATCTGATGCTGGTTTGTGCCCACTGTGGCCAATCCTCCGGCCTCAACCATGGCATCGACCACCGGGAAAACAGGAGTTTTATGCGCATTTGTGGCGGCGATCAAGGTGGGCATCGCCGAAGCAATGGTGTTGTCATTGGGGACGAAAATGAAATCCACCTCGCCAGCGAGTTGTTCGGCTGTCTGGGCCAGTTCGTTCGAGTTTGTGATCGTCCGTTCGACAGGGCTCAATCCGAGTTCAGCACCGATTTTCTTGGCGTCCTTCACGCTTGGAGCCACGTTTGTGGACGACGAGGAATACAGGATCCCGAATTTCTTTGCTGTGGGTAAGATTTTTTGCGCAAGTTCGAGTTGTTCTTTGACGGGCGTAGCATCCATCGTTCCGGTGGCGTTACCTGACGGTGTATCCAGTGACGTCACCAAGCCTGCTCCAATGGGGTCCGAGACGGCAGAGAAGACCACGGGGGTATCGCCTGCGACGTTCGCTAGAGACTGTGCCGACGGAGTCGCAATGCCAACCATCACTTCGTCGCCGTCGGCAACAAAACCGTCCGCGATTGTCTTGAGCAAGGTCTGGTCGCCCTGGCCATTCTTGAAGTCGATGGCGATATTTTTGCCATCAACGTAGCCGCGCTCGGATAATCCGTCGTAAATTCCCTGACGAATGGCGTCGAGTGAGGGATGACTGACTAGCTGAAGTAAGCCAATTTTGATCGTGTGGTCGGTTTTCTTCACCTCAGTTTTTTCTGATGCACTGGGTTGGACATGCGTTGCACCATCCGCGCTTGGGGCGGTGTGCTGAGCGCTGCGGATAAATGGGAGACAAATGAACAGCGTCAACAGGCAGCCCATGAGGAAGGAGCCAATCGCCGTGAACTTTTTCATCGATGTGCCTTTCGGGAACCCAGGAACTGGGAGGTTACGTTGTCGGTACCGGCACGGTTCGCCGGTTCGTTCCCGAACATCAGGCCATAAAAAATTGGCTCTCGATCGGAAACGATCGACGAGCCAGAAAATCGCAGAAGAACCGGCCCGCCGTCAGGCGAGCCACCACCACTGTCGATTCATGTACGTCATGTGTTCAAGCGTAGACCGGTGTTTTTCGATGTGTCAAAATGTGCTCGCAATGTGGGCTTGCGGCGGGTGGCTCACGTGTGAGCCGAGAAC encodes:
- a CDS encoding NYN domain-containing protein yields the protein MTRALVIYNHFMHSPQAKFHKQHHKHRNILEKQDFPLYPVVTAILVDGGFYRRQAFHLFGDKTPQQRADELVSYCYRHIKNSSAFLYRIFYYDCPPSEKVLYHPLLKKQINLGKSSQYQWTKDFFNELIHRRKVALRRGEELETQHGYTLAHEPLKKLLSGKIQISDLTESDFKLDITQKGVDMRLGLDIASLATGGQVNQIVMISGDSDFVPAAKLARKSGIDFVLDPMWANISHSLSEHVDGVVSVVKNHPDCKQDPLHIDNLKDQTAPL
- a CDS encoding ABC transporter permease; the encoded protein is MDIVLSALSQGAIWTLMGIGVYITFRILNEADLTTEASFTLGAAIGAQLLVLGMNPLLSMVVAFLMGAAAGAITALLITKLKINSLLAGIITLTGLYSINLTFMGSANLSLSGATTLKTQMGMFGLPRNVDTLILGVIMIAIAIAALSYFFRTDMGQALIATGDNPFMAKSLGIPTGEMMLLGYMLGNGLIALSGYLVATDSGYADISMGIGSIVIGLAAIIIGEVVVRNVSLPIRLLAIFVGSVIYRLLLALVLQLKINTDHFKLLSAVILALCLSIPALQKYVAGKRLLPVTTSALPPTSGTNIAPISPGASVAHGAPASATETNDNGTEHTR
- the trpX gene encoding tryptophan ABC transporter substrate-binding protein, which encodes MKKFTAIGSFLMGCLLTLFICLPFIRSAQHTAPSADGATHVQPSASEKTEVKKTDHTIKIGLLQLVSHPSLDAIRQGIYDGLSERGYVDGKNIAIDFKNGQGDQTLLKTIADGFVADGDEVMVGIATPSAQSLANVAGDTPVVFSAVSDPIGAGLVTSLDTPSGNATGTMDATPVKEQLELAQKILPTAKKFGILYSSSSTNVAPSVKDAKKIGAELGLSPVERTITNSNELAQTAEQLAGEVDFIFVPNDNTIASAMPTLIAATNAHKTPVFPVVDAMVEAGGLATVGTNQHQIGVDTGHILADILDGKKPADVPVKVVNTVDVIVNSDAARALDITLPSDIVKNSRDTAKKGGK
- a CDS encoding ABC transporter ATP-binding protein — its product is MSVLELDGISKAFHQRTANAFLALDQVNLSVADGDLITIVGGNGAGKSTLLNMVSGAIFPDVGTVMIDGEDVTRLGEEERASRVARVFQDPMRGTAPRMTVAENMMLAAKRGGKRALRISMNSQRREEFAQALAPLGLGLEERLDTEIGVLSGGQRQSVALIMATLKTPRLLLLDEHTAALDPKTARAVLEFTAEVVERAKLTAIMITHNLKDALAYGNRTIVMHHGRIVRDISDDERAALTDAHLYQILSDLAESDA